AGGTGCCCGCCTCGGAGCAGACCATCATCAAGGATAACATGGCGGCCGTCTATACCGCACTGGGCATCGAATAAGCCCCTTCATGACCGAAATCCTTTCCCTTTGGGGGCTGCCTCACGGCAGCCCCCGTACCGACATTTCCCTGTCCGGCAGTCCTCAGCGGTGCCTGACGCGATCGGCCGTGGAAGACGGCACCGGACGCGTATGGGTTCTCGAAACCCTGAGGCCGGGCCAGTTCGACCGGAGGGAACGCATCGGACGCACCCTGGCCCGCCTGAGTTCGGAGGGCCTGCCTGTCCCGGCCTACCTGCCCGGTCCCGACGGACAATTCTGCATGGAACGGGACGGCTCCCACTATCAAATATCCCCCTTTGTTCCGGGCGATCCCCTGCCCCAGCCGGAATACATCGAGGACGCCGACAGGGGCAAAAGCCTCGGGCGGTTCCTGGCCGACCTGCACCGCATCGGGTCGACCATCTCCGAATTCGACATGGGGCCACGGTTTGACCTGGAGAATTACATCAACGAACTCATGGGTGCCATGGGACCGCGCAGCCCGGAAATGCACGACGCGCTGCTCCCGGTCCTCCCGGCCCTGGTTCCGCTTTTCGAGGCATGGGACGACCTGCCCCCGGTTCTGAGCCAGGGCGACTTCCACCCGCTCAACGTTATCTGGAAACGGCTCTCGGTGGCTGCGGTCATTGACTGGGAATTCGCCGGGGTGCGCCCGGCCCTGTTCGATGCGGCCAACTGCCTCGGTTGCGTGGGTATCGAAGAGCCGCGCGCCTTGGTCCGGGGGCTGGCCCCTGCCATGCTCAGGACGCTGAAGGAACGCGACTGCCTGGACTCCGTCAGCTTCTCCCTGCTGCCGGAACTGTTGCTGGGACTGCGCTTCGCCTGGATGTCCGAATGGCTCCGGCGCAAGGACCTGGAAATGATCGACCTGGAAGTGCGCTACATGCGCCTCCTGGCCAATTCTATGGACACGCTCCTGCCCGCCTGGCAAAAAATCACGGGATGACCATGCGCTTCATCAACAGCTATGCCCGGTTGCCGGAATCTTTCTATGAGCGGATACAGCCTGCCCGCGTGACCGCACCGCGTCTCATCCGCCTGAACCGGGAACTGGCCGACAGTCTGGAACTTGACCTGCCTGAAAGCGATGAAGCTCTGGCCGCAATCTTCACCGGCAACACCGTGCTTGAAGGTTCCGAGCCCATTGCCCAGGCCTATGCCGGACACCAGTTCGGCCAGTTCGTGCCCCAACTCGGCGACGGGCGGGCCGTTTTATTGGGGGAAGTGCAAAACAGCCAGGGAGACCGTTTCGATATCCAGCTCAAGGGATCGGGCCGGACCCGGTATTCCCGTGGCGGAGACGGGCGTTCCCCGCTGGGGCCGGTCATCCGGGAATACGTGGTCAGCGAGGCCATGCACGCCCTGAACGTTCCGACCACCCGCGCCCTGGCCATGGCCGCCACCGGTGAAACGGTCTTTCGCGAAACCCCGCTTCCCGGAGCAGTCATGACCCGGGTGGCCTCAGGGTTCGTGCGCGTGGGCACCTTTGAATTCTTCGCCGCCCGCCAGGATATGACATCGGTCAAAACGCTTGCCGACTACGTCCTTGAGCGCCACTACCCAGAGGTCCGCCGATCCGACAATCCCTACGTTGCCCTGTTCGAATCGGTCTGCCGCGCCCAGGCGCAACTGGTGGCCCGATGGATGTGCGTGGGCTTCATCCACGGGGTCATTAATACGGACAACACATCCATTTCGGGCGAAACCATCGACTTTGGTCCGTGCGCCTTCATGGACCACTATGACCCGACAGCGGTCTTCAGTTCCATCGACCACATGGGCCGGTACGCCTTCAACCAGCAACCGACCATTGCCGCCTGGAACCTGGCCTGCCTGGGCGGTTGCCTGGTTTCCCTGTTCGACACCGACCCGGACAAGGCGCAGGATGTCGGCAAGCGCGTGCTCGACGGCTTTGTCCCGGAATTCACCCGCCGCTACACGGAAGGATTGTGCGCCAAGATCGGGCTGCCGGGAGGAGGGGAGACTGACTTTGAATTGGCCCGCGAACTGCTCCGACTCATGCACCGTGACCGGGTGGACTTCACCAACGCCTTCCGGCTGCTTTGTGAAGCAGTGGGCAACACAGACCGGTTCACGGCCCTCTTTTCCTCGCAAGAAGATATCCGCAACTGGATCGGAAACTGGCACGTCCGGCTGGACAATACCGAAGAGACCCGCCAGGCCATGCGCCGGGTGAACCCGGCATTCATCCCGCGCAACCACCGCCTGGAACAGGCCATTCGGGCAGCCGAGGACGACAACGACTTCACCCTCACCCACCGGCTGCTCGAGGTGCTGGCCCGCCCATACGAAGACCAGCCCGAAAACACCGAATACGCCGCGCCGCCCCAACCGGAAGAGCGCGTCACCCAAACTTTCTGCGGCACCTGATCCGCCACGCAAAAAAAGCCGACCCAAGGGTCGGCTTTTCATCATATCACTCAAATACTCTTTTTTTCGAAGTCGCTGCCCAACGTACTCCCGCCCTGCGATGAGGCCTGAGAATGCGGCGACAGCGCCAATGGCCGCTCTCGAAAGCCGTATCAGTTAGTCGTCAATCTCGGCAGCCAAAGCCGCTATTTCCTCGCGGATAATCCTGGCGGCCTCTGCCGGAACCATCTGAGCGATCTCGTCACGCAAGCGCCTTTCCAATTCTTCGACCCGAGCCTCGAGATGTTCCACCTTGTCGTGAAGTTCGGCCATGGTGGCATCGTCGGCTTCCGACCGTGCCTCCACCAGGAGCTGATCCACGTCCACGTCATCGGACACATCGATCCCGGCATCCAAAGGCATGGATTCGGCTAACAGGGCGTCATCCAGATCCCCACCCATATCGAGGTCGAGATCCATGTCCTCGGCTTCGAGATCAGCTTCGGCATCCACCACATCGGACACGTCCACTTCCACATTGTCGAGCAGACTGTCGACGTCTTCGATTTCGTCTTCTTCCAATGCATCCAACCCGGTCAGTTCTGCGTCAACCTCTTCGACCGGAGCAGTTGACTTCTGAGCATTTTCAA
This region of Pseudodesulfovibrio sp. S3 genomic DNA includes:
- a CDS encoding phosphotransferase yields the protein MTEILSLWGLPHGSPRTDISLSGSPQRCLTRSAVEDGTGRVWVLETLRPGQFDRRERIGRTLARLSSEGLPVPAYLPGPDGQFCMERDGSHYQISPFVPGDPLPQPEYIEDADRGKSLGRFLADLHRIGSTISEFDMGPRFDLENYINELMGAMGPRSPEMHDALLPVLPALVPLFEAWDDLPPVLSQGDFHPLNVIWKRLSVAAVIDWEFAGVRPALFDAANCLGCVGIEEPRALVRGLAPAMLRTLKERDCLDSVSFSLLPELLLGLRFAWMSEWLRRKDLEMIDLEVRYMRLLANSMDTLLPAWQKITG
- a CDS encoding protein adenylyltransferase SelO — its product is MTMRFINSYARLPESFYERIQPARVTAPRLIRLNRELADSLELDLPESDEALAAIFTGNTVLEGSEPIAQAYAGHQFGQFVPQLGDGRAVLLGEVQNSQGDRFDIQLKGSGRTRYSRGGDGRSPLGPVIREYVVSEAMHALNVPTTRALAMAATGETVFRETPLPGAVMTRVASGFVRVGTFEFFAARQDMTSVKTLADYVLERHYPEVRRSDNPYVALFESVCRAQAQLVARWMCVGFIHGVINTDNTSISGETIDFGPCAFMDHYDPTAVFSSIDHMGRYAFNQQPTIAAWNLACLGGCLVSLFDTDPDKAQDVGKRVLDGFVPEFTRRYTEGLCAKIGLPGGGETDFELARELLRLMHRDRVDFTNAFRLLCEAVGNTDRFTALFSSQEDIRNWIGNWHVRLDNTEETRQAMRRVNPAFIPRNHRLEQAIRAAEDDNDFTLTHRLLEVLARPYEDQPENTEYAAPPQPEERVTQTFCGT